One genomic region from Quercus robur chromosome 4, dhQueRobu3.1, whole genome shotgun sequence encodes:
- the LOC126724421 gene encoding SUMO-activating enzyme subunit 2-like, protein MDTIEVNNLNRQFLFRKSHVGQSKAKVARDAVLKFRPHISITPYHANVKDPDFNVGFFKQFNVVLNGLDNLDARRHVNRLCLAAEVPLVESGTTGLLGQVTVHVKGRTECYECQPKPAPKTYPVCTITSTPSKFVHCIVWAKDLLFTKLFGDRNQENDLNVRSTDATSSSEHVEDVFKRIKDEDIEQYGRRIYDHVFGYNIEEALSCTPSFTVR, encoded by the exons ATGGACACTATTGAAGTCAACAACCTTAACAGACAATTTCTATTCCGAAAATCACATGTTGGGCAATCCAAGGCCAAA GTTGCTCGGGATGCTGTCTTAAAATTTAGACCTCACATAAGCATAACGCCATACCATGCCAATGTCAAGGATCCTGACTTTAATGTGGGCTTCTTCAAGCAATTTAATGTTGTTCTGAATGGCCTTGACAACTTAGATGCAAGACGACATGTGAATCGCCTATGCTTGGCTGCTGAAGTTCCTTTGGTTGAAAGTGGGACTACTGGCTTACTTGGGCAG GTAACTGTACATGTGAAGGGAAGAACGGAGTGCTATGAGTGTCAGCCAAAACCTGCCCCCAAAACTTATCCTGTTTGCACTATTACTAGTACACCATCAAAG TTTGTTCACTGTATTGTATGGGCAAAGGACTTACTTTTCACAAAGTTATTTGGAGACAGAAATCAGGAAAATGATTTAAATGTGCGTTCTACTGATGCTACGAGCTCATCAGAACATGTAGAAGATGTATTTAAACGTATAAAAGATGAAGACATTGAACAGTATGGAAGGAGAATATATGATCACGTGTTTGGTTATAACATTGAAGAAGCTTTATCCTGTACCCCCAGTTTTACCGTCAGATAG